A window from Citrobacter amalonaticus encodes these proteins:
- the rbsK gene encoding ribokinase, with translation MDIAVIGSNMVDLITYTNQMPKEGETLEAPAFKIGCGGKGANQAVAAAKLNSKVLMLTKVGDDIFADNTIRNLESWGINTTYVEKVPCTSSGVAPIFVNANSSNSILIIKGANKFLSPEDIDRAAEDLKKCQLIVLQLEVQLETVYHAIEFGKKHGIEVLLNPAPALRELDMSYACKCDFFVPNETELEILTGMPVESYDHIRAAARSLVDKGLNNIIVTMGEKGALWMTRDQEVHVPAFRVNAVDTSGAGDAFIGCFAHYYVQSGDVEAAMKKAVLFAAFSVTGKGTQSSYPSIEQFNEFLTLNE, from the coding sequence ATGGATATCGCGGTTATTGGCTCCAACATGGTGGATCTCATCACTTATACCAACCAGATGCCCAAAGAAGGCGAAACCCTGGAAGCGCCGGCGTTTAAAATCGGCTGCGGTGGGAAAGGCGCGAATCAGGCCGTTGCGGCGGCGAAGCTCAACTCCAAAGTGCTGATGCTGACCAAAGTCGGCGATGATATCTTTGCAGATAACACCATTCGCAATCTCGAATCCTGGGGCATCAATACCACCTATGTCGAAAAGGTCCCGTGCACCAGTAGCGGCGTGGCGCCGATTTTTGTGAATGCGAACTCCAGTAACAGCATTCTTATTATTAAAGGCGCGAACAAGTTTCTCTCCCCGGAAGATATCGATCGCGCTGCGGAAGACTTAAAAAAATGTCAGCTTATTGTCCTGCAACTGGAAGTTCAACTGGAGACGGTTTACCACGCCATTGAGTTCGGCAAAAAGCATGGCATCGAAGTATTATTAAATCCCGCGCCGGCATTACGGGAATTAGATATGTCTTATGCCTGTAAATGTGATTTTTTTGTACCAAATGAAACTGAACTGGAAATATTAACCGGTATGCCGGTGGAGTCGTATGACCATATTCGTGCCGCCGCCCGTTCCCTGGTGGATAAAGGGTTAAACAATATTATTGTGACCATGGGTGAGAAAGGTGCGCTATGGATGACGCGCGATCAGGAGGTGCATGTCCCGGCGTTTCGCGTTAATGCTGTTGATACCAGTGGCGCAGGCGACGCTTTTATCGGTTGCTTTGCCCATTACTACGTTCAGAGCGGAGATGTCGAAGCCGCAATGAAGAAAGCCGTCCTTTTCGCTGCCTTTAGCGTCACCGGGAAAGGCACACAATCCTCTTATCCGAGTATCGAACAATTTAATGAATTTCTTACCCTAAACGAATAA
- the fucP gene encoding L-fucose:H+ symporter permease: MNDKNIIQMPDGYLNKTPLFQFILLSCLFPLWGCAAALNDILITQFKSVFSLSNFASALVQSAFYGGYFLIAIPASLVIKKTSYKVAILIGLTLYIVGCTLFFPASHMATYTMFLAAIFAIAIGLSFLETAANTYSSMIGPKAYATLRLNISQTFYPIGAASGILLGKYLVFSEGDSLEKQMAGMNAEQIHNFKVLMLENTLEPYKYMIMVLVVVMVLFLLTRFPTCKVAQTANHKRPSAMDTLRYLASNARFRRGIVAQFLYVGMQVAVWSFTIRLALELGDINERDASNFMVYSFACFFIGKFIANILMTRFNPEKVLILYSVIGALFLAYVSLAPSFSAVYVAVLVSVLFGPCWATIYAGTLDTVDNEHTEMAGAVIVMAIVGAAVVPAIQGYVADMFHSLQLSFLVSMLCFVYVGIYFWRESKVRSLAEATAS; the protein is encoded by the coding sequence ATGAACGATAAAAACATCATTCAGATGCCCGATGGGTATCTGAATAAGACCCCTCTGTTCCAGTTTATTTTGTTATCCTGTTTATTCCCATTATGGGGATGCGCAGCCGCATTAAATGATATTCTGATTACGCAATTTAAAAGCGTATTTTCACTCAGCAACTTTGCCTCGGCATTAGTTCAGAGCGCCTTTTATGGCGGTTATTTTTTAATTGCGATCCCGGCATCCCTGGTGATTAAAAAGACCAGTTATAAAGTGGCGATATTAATCGGTCTGACACTTTATATCGTTGGCTGTACGCTCTTTTTCCCGGCCTCGCACATGGCAACCTACACCATGTTCCTTGCTGCGATCTTCGCCATTGCGATTGGTCTGAGCTTCCTGGAAACCGCAGCAAACACCTACAGCTCAATGATCGGTCCAAAAGCCTATGCCACCTTACGCCTGAATATCAGCCAGACGTTTTATCCGATTGGCGCGGCATCCGGTATTTTGCTGGGTAAATATCTGGTCTTTTCCGAAGGCGATAGCCTGGAAAAACAGATGGCAGGAATGAATGCCGAGCAGATCCATAACTTTAAAGTACTGATGCTGGAAAACACCCTTGAGCCGTATAAGTACATGATTATGGTTCTGGTGGTGGTGATGGTGCTGTTCCTGCTGACCCGTTTCCCGACCTGCAAAGTGGCGCAAACCGCCAACCATAAACGTCCGTCGGCGATGGATACGTTGCGCTATCTGGCGAGCAATGCCCGCTTCCGTCGCGGCATTGTGGCACAGTTTCTGTATGTGGGGATGCAGGTGGCCGTGTGGTCATTCACCATTCGTCTGGCGCTGGAGTTGGGCGATATCAACGAGCGCGATGCATCTAACTTTATGGTCTACAGCTTTGCCTGCTTCTTTATCGGTAAGTTTATCGCCAACATCCTGATGACCCGTTTTAACCCGGAAAAAGTGCTGATTCTTTACTCCGTCATCGGCGCGCTTTTCCTCGCCTATGTTTCGCTGGCGCCGAGCTTCAGCGCCGTGTACGTCGCGGTGTTGGTGAGCGTCCTGTTTGGCCCCTGCTGGGCGACCATCTATGCCGGCACGCTGGATACGGTGGATAACGAACATACCGAAATGGCGGGCGCGGTGATCGTGATGGCCATCGTTGGCGCCGCCGTGGTCCCGGCGATTCAGGGTTATGTGGCGGATATGTTCCACTCGCTGCAACTCTCGTTCCTCGTCTCCATGCTGTGCTTTGTTTACGTGGGGATCTATTTCTGGCGCGAAAGCAAAGTGCGCAGCCTGGCTGAAGCGACCGCTTCCTGA
- a CDS encoding aldose 1-epimerase family protein produces the protein MTTRITLWRTLFGEHPQTLLENSDFTVTAFRYASGVEGLKVQNSRGHLVILPWMGQMIWDAQFDGHDLTMRNMFRQPKPAAEVVATYGCFAFHSGLLANGCPSPEDTHPLHGEMACAAMDEAWLELDGDSLRVTGRYEYVMGFGHHYQAQPAVVMRKASALFDIQMAVTNLASVAMPLQYMCHMNYAYVPEATFSQNIPDEALRLRESVPAHVKPTEQWLAFNQRILQGEASLATLNEPNFYDPEIVFFADKLDRYTDKPEFRMIAPDGTTFVTRFASSELNYVTRWILYNGDQQVAAFALPATCRPEGFLAAQRNGTLLEVQPQQTRTFTVTTGIA, from the coding sequence ATGACAACACGTATCACGCTGTGGCGGACGCTCTTTGGTGAACATCCGCAAACCCTACTGGAGAACAGCGATTTCACGGTTACCGCCTTTCGTTACGCCAGCGGTGTGGAAGGGCTGAAGGTGCAGAACAGTCGTGGTCATCTGGTGATTCTGCCCTGGATGGGGCAGATGATCTGGGACGCACAGTTTGACGGCCATGACCTGACCATGCGCAACATGTTCCGCCAGCCAAAACCCGCTGCGGAAGTGGTGGCGACCTATGGCTGTTTTGCCTTCCATTCCGGACTGCTGGCCAATGGCTGCCCGTCGCCGGAAGATACTCACCCGTTGCACGGTGAAATGGCCTGTGCTGCGATGGACGAGGCCTGGCTGGAACTGGACGGCGACAGTCTGCGCGTGACCGGACGCTACGAGTATGTGATGGGATTCGGTCATCATTATCAGGCGCAGCCTGCGGTGGTAATGCGCAAAGCGAGCGCGCTGTTTGACATTCAGATGGCGGTGACGAACCTGGCGTCTGTCGCGATGCCGCTGCAGTACATGTGCCACATGAACTATGCGTATGTGCCGGAGGCGACGTTCAGCCAGAATATCCCGGATGAGGCGCTGCGACTTCGTGAATCGGTCCCGGCCCATGTGAAACCCACCGAACAATGGCTGGCGTTTAATCAACGGATATTACAAGGCGAAGCGTCACTGGCGACGCTTAATGAACCCAACTTCTACGATCCGGAAATCGTCTTCTTTGCCGACAAACTGGACAGGTATACGGATAAACCCGAATTCCGCATGATCGCCCCGGATGGCACCACGTTTGTTACGCGTTTCGCCAGTTCGGAGCTCAACTATGTGACACGCTGGATCCTGTACAATGGCGATCAGCAGGTGGCGGCATTCGCCCTGCCTGCCACCTGCCGCCCGGAAGGATTTCTCGCCGCCCAGCGAAACGGCACGCTGCTTGAGGTTCAACCGCAGCAAACCCGGACATTTACGGTCACCACCGGCATCGCCTGA